Proteins encoded together in one Bos indicus isolate NIAB-ARS_2022 breed Sahiwal x Tharparkar chromosome 3, NIAB-ARS_B.indTharparkar_mat_pri_1.0, whole genome shotgun sequence window:
- the PPCS gene encoding phosphopantothenate--cysteine ligase isoform X1 — protein MAAVDLVAEFPQPAGAARWAEVMARFAARLGAQGRRVVLVTSGGTKVPLEARPVRFLDNFSSGRRGASSAEAFLAAGYGVLFLYRARSAFPFAHRFPPQTWLSVLRPSSQAPSGLLSLEAEEKALPGFAAALRSYQEAEAAGTFLAIEFTTLADYLHLLQAAAQALNPLGSSAMFYLAAAVSDFYVPASEMPEHKIQSSGGPLQITMKMVPKMLSPLVKDWAPKAFIISFKLETDPSIIIDRARNALEVYRHQVVVANILDSRRSSVVIITKDSETKLLLSEEEVEKGIEIEEKIVDDLQSRHTAFIHDKN, from the exons ATGGCGGCCGTGGACCTGGTTGCTGAGTTTCCCCAGCCGGCCGGTGCTGCGCGCTGGGCAGAGGTTATGGCTCGCTTCGCCGCCCGGTTGGGCGCGCAGGGCCGACGGGTGGTGTTGGTCACTTCCGGCGGCACCAAGGTCCCTCTGGAAGCCCGGCCTGTGCGCTTCTTGGACAACTTCAGCAGTGGGCGGCGCGGTGCTAGCTCGGCCGAAGCCTTCTTGGCCGCGGGCTACGGGGTCCTGTTCCTGTACCGCGCGCGCTCTGCCTTCCCCTTTGCCCACCGCTTCCCGCCCCAGACCTGGCTGTCTGTTCTGCGGCCCTCCAGCCAAGCGCCTTCGGGCTTGCTGAGCCTGGAGGCGGAGGAAAAAGCACTCCCGGGCTTCGCCGCAGCTCTGCGGAGCTACCAGGAAGCTGAGGCTGCCGGCACCTTTCTGGCCATAGAGTTCACCACTTTGGCAGACTATTTGCATTTGCTGCAGGCTGCAGCCCAGGCTCTCAACCCACTAG GTTCTTCTGCGATGTTTTACCTGGCTGCGGCCGTGTCAGATTTCTATGTTCCTGCCTCTGAAATGCCTGAACACAAGATCCAGTCATCTGGGGGCCCACTGCAG ATAACAATGAAGATGGTGCCAAAAATGCTTTCTCCTTTGGTTAAAGACTGGGCTCCCAAAGcatttataatttcctttaagTTGGAGACTGATCCCTCCATCATAATTGACCGTGCACGGAATGCTTTAGAAGTTTATCGACATCAAGTGGTGGTGGCTAATATCCTTGATTCACGACGATCTTCTGTGGTTATTATAACCAAAGACTCAGAAACCAAGTTACTGTTATcagaggaagaagtagaaaaaggCATAGAGATAGAAGAGAAGATAGTGGATGATCTTCAGTCTCGACATACTGCTTTTATACATGACAAAAACTGA
- the PPCS gene encoding phosphopantothenate--cysteine ligase isoform X2, whose amino-acid sequence MKMVPKMLSPLVKDWAPKAFIISFKLETDPSIIIDRARNALEVYRHQVVVANILDSRRSSVVIITKDSETKLLLSEEEVEKGIEIEEKIVDDLQSRHTAFIHDKN is encoded by the coding sequence ATGAAGATGGTGCCAAAAATGCTTTCTCCTTTGGTTAAAGACTGGGCTCCCAAAGcatttataatttcctttaagTTGGAGACTGATCCCTCCATCATAATTGACCGTGCACGGAATGCTTTAGAAGTTTATCGACATCAAGTGGTGGTGGCTAATATCCTTGATTCACGACGATCTTCTGTGGTTATTATAACCAAAGACTCAGAAACCAAGTTACTGTTATcagaggaagaagtagaaaaaggCATAGAGATAGAAGAGAAGATAGTGGATGATCTTCAGTCTCGACATACTGCTTTTATACATGACAAAAACTGA